The Peromyscus maniculatus bairdii isolate BWxNUB_F1_BW_parent chromosome 3, HU_Pman_BW_mat_3.1, whole genome shotgun sequence genome segment TATTACATTGTTCTTGTATGGGAGAAAATGGTTTGGATGAGTAGCAAAGGGTACATGTTGAGTATTTCCTATGATCTAGTTGGAGAGCACGGAGCTGACTTCAGACTGCCAGAACAGATAATAGACAGTTTGCATTCTGTCTCTAGAAGGATGGCCATCACTTTGCATTGGAGCATTCAAAATTCACTGTCCATGTGAGATGCCAATAAGGAAACAATGATAACAGAATGGTTTGGTTTGGGTAATTACACTTGCCATTTCCcggagaagcagagacaaggtGGCAGTCTTTTCTGTGGTTGGCCCTCACCATGCTGTGGGGATGGAATGGAATGGCTTGTAACTTACAGCATTTTGaaagctttttgttttgctttatttatttatttatttatttatttatttatttatttatttatttatttatttatttattccttttccaGTTATATTTTCTAGCAAACAGTTACTGGATCTCACCATGTGTCAGATAATATAAGCTGAGTGTTTTAATCACATCATTTCAATTCCATGAACATAGGAGCTAGAACCTGTATTATTTTCAACTTCTTAGAGAAGAAAGGGTGCtttaggaaaatggatgaaacaaCCAAAGCCAGTTCTACAGCAGAGTGGTATAGTGTCCCTGTCTCCTAAACCTGTGCTCAGAACTCTGGATTCTGCTGCTGGCTAACATCACTGTGTTCTGTGGCCGTAGACTGAACTGAATCCAATTGGTAGCTGGCACTCTGGGAAAAAGTCACATCATTAGTGACAGTTAGAACTGGAGCAAGAATGTAGGTGGAGTTATGTTAACAATACCCCTATTGATTGggtgagggaaaaagaaaaataagtaatagagtttcaataattaaaaaaaatgaattgtttcTTGTAAAGATAGAGCATCTGTGTTTCAAAACAATAGACTTCCTACTCCTGAAAGCAAGTGAAATGCTGAGAATAATATATTTTGAACTACAAATACCCTAGATAGAGTATCATTAATATTAAAAGGAAAGTGAAGAAACATAAAACTATGCAGGCAACTCAGAACACACTGCTTTTAAAGAAGAGTTCATCAGTATTTACTGTTAATTATGCGTTAAACCTTATGTTAAATACTTCAAGAAAAACATGATTATACATTATtgcatcttcatttttattaaaatttacagTTTATAAATTTAAACAACATGTGCAAGTTTAATTATATAGGAAAACAATTTGCATGATCTTTAAAATTCTAAGTATTCTAAGAAAATTCTTCCCTGCCTATGAAATCACACAGCCTCCTTTGAGCTCCTTGAAGGGATTTTTGTCCTCTGGGACCCCCTTCACTAGAGGGTCCTCTCCAGATCTTTCTTCAATATAATCCCTTACTTCTTCACAACATTTGGAAACCTAAGAGGAAAGAGGCAgagatttgttttaaaacagaattctgcatactccagaactGTGTTCATTATAATATGTTTctgtgttgcattttttaaaaaatgattccatctgctttctgcctgtgtacatgtacgttccaggatagaaaaaaaaattgttcccaTCCTTCCCTTCTAGATGTCTCCAGAGGATAGAAAGCTGACCCTTAAGTTAATGGTTCTTAGTGACCCTGCTTCTAGCTTTGTCAAAGGAAAGAGGACCCAGGGTTTAGAGTCCACCTGGAAATACAAGTGAGGAATTTCACCAAGTaaaccttcctcctctccctaaAAGTATAACATAAAGATGGAAGAGAATGAACAGTTGCTAGATTTATGGCGTATTCACAGTGTTGGACTCTTAGAAGTGCAGGCCTGCAGCTTTAAATTCAACTACAGTGAGTGTTCATCACAGTGTATGGCATGTGCTCTAAGAGGTCAGTGACTTTGCCTGTTTTGTTCAGTATATCCCAGGCATTTAGAAGAGAGCTCCCACTTAGTTGTTGCTTAATAAGTAAATGTGCACTGAACTGAATAGTAGTTTGTTTATAAAATTGTTCCTCgtttatttatacttttatagTTATGATTTAGAAAACAATCAGTCTTTAGTGCTTTATGTAGCTAGGTAACATTGCACATGTATATATTCAAAAGAGTTCAAATTAGTCATGTGTGGCCTTTAGcctcaatttattttattgtcaGTTGATGCCTTCTATGACAGTAACATAGATCTGCTGTATTTTTGACAATGCAGTGACAATTTCATATGTTATGTAAATAGtagtttttttcaataaaattttatgccatagacacatacatatacatgtgcatttaTATAcgtatataaacatacacaattGGTTATATGTGCTCTCtcaaatctgtattttaaagCTCTAGGTCCCAATCTGATGATACAAGGAGATGAAGCCGTTGAAGGCTCCTTTCACCCTGAGGGTTCCTCATGATCAGGATTAGCACTGTGATGAAAGAGCCACCAGAGCACTCCCTCACCTTTTTCACCACGTAAGGACACAGCGGAAGGAACGGCACTACCTAGGAAAGAGGCAGCCAGCTCTGACCTTGAATGAGCACAGTTCCAGGACTGTAGAAAATAACATTACAATGATTGGCCATCTGAGTAAAGCCATGCAATCTGTGCTGTTCACTTATGACAGCCTGAATAGACTAAaacatcatgtgtgtgcatggcaagtgtgtgtgtgtgtgtgtgtgtgtgtgtgtgtgcgtgcgcgtgtgcgtgtgcgtgtgcgtgtgtgtgtgtgtgtgtgtgtgtgtgtaaatctacagcagaaaaaaaagaatcgatactggaggaggtggagaagaaataaaaagaagacagagaagataGTGAGCTTTACAGTATAAGATTGTTACTTTAAAAACTGAGACTATTCACAATAGTGGAGAAAGATGGGTGTTAGTGTATGCCATTTTCACCCCAAATAAAATGTCCAAGGCAAttaaaacctgaaaacaaccaaATTTCTGATCAAAGGATGCTCAGGATCTTGTGGATAAGATAAGGACTTTAGCCTGTCTGCTGTGTGTTCTATTATGCTGATTACAGTTTTGATTTTATTCCAAAACAGGTTTTGTCTGTATGGAAAGAGTAATGGGACAGTTGGAGGCTATTATAAAAGAACTAAAATCTTAAATTTATTTGCTTAGGAGTAAGGGTTGATCAATGCATGACAAGAATATAAACTCCTTTCACCATATATATGATACGATATGCTGTTATCACTTATGGAGGAGTTTTTGTTCTATTAATTTTTGTAAATTAGGTTACCTAAAACATGTATCTATGCTTCTGAACATTCAGTCAATGTTTGGTGAAAGCTTttgcttcctttttccttcctatcCCATTTAATGCAGAGACTCTGGGTCACTATTCTCAAGAACTACTGGATGCATTTAGGAGAAACTAGTGAGTTATTTTGGCtgaaattatctttatttgcaaaGGAAGAATAGAACATACTTATTTGCTACTGACCaacatagtgctggagaggtgaGGATGAGGTCATATCTTAAAATACATCAACAACATCAAAATACTgcataaaatgaagagaaactcatcAACTCAAAGGAACAGAACCCAAATGCCTCAATGCTTTGCCCCACTTGAATGCATGGGTAAATACAGCCTCTGTCTCATTTTCTcccctattttcttcttttttatctttctgtaAAAGTCCAAAACATTTCTTAGCTAAGTGGTCATATAAAAAACAGGCAAAGGACTGCACTTAGACCAGGGAAAATAGTTTTCCAACACCTTGACTTGCAGGGATAACTCATGAGATAAATTAAATTATTACCTTTCTTCATCTCTGATTATGTTCATCATAAGCATTATATTTGTGAGTGCATTGAACTGTTCCAGTAAGTGCTAAATACATTAGGAACATTCAATGCTTTCCCATCTTGTCTCTCCCAGTGAATTAGAGAGAATACCTGCTCACCATCATCCTTTCCAGGGTCACCTCTTTCTTGAGCTGGTCTACTTCCATCTTCAATTTGTCCTTTTCTGTCAGATCCTCAATGTTGATCACTGGCATCTTCTGTCTGTTATAAAGGTGGGATGTTAGCACACATACCTGAACTGCCGAACTAGATACAACTCACCCACAGGGAGCAACCCTGCTGCTCTGCACTTACCAGGGAAGCTGTTGTTAGTTTTCTTTTAGATTGCCTGTGATAACCAGCTTCTCACAAACACACTCTGAACTCTGTTCATGCTGCATGCTAGGCTTGGGATTTTTAAGCTTCATAATCTTCCCTAATATGATTAAGCTAAGCGTTTGTCTTCTAACACCTGCCAGTAGATTTGAGGGAAGGCATCTGTGTAGTCGGTGTATAATATACAGTACTTAAAGCCCCTCCTTTCTTGTGACCTCTTGCATAGTCTGAATTTCTGTGTTTTCAACTCTCATCTCTAGTGTCAAAGCTGTCCCCCAAGTAATCGATGCCATTTAGCTCAGTCAGAGGTCATTCTGAGGACTACACATTAATCCTGAAATTGCTGGAGTATTTAATCTGGTATTAAAAGAGAACTATTTATAAAGAGTGCCATTGTAAATTTATCATAGAGAATGGATAGATTGAAATGTGAACCAATGAAGCTGAGATATAGTAAATAAACTTATTCAGAAATAAGCTATTATGTCTTTCAACCATACCTAGGGTTTATAGGTAACATCTGCAGTACATTGAACAAtggtggctgagcagttataaccTATTAAAGGGAGCATGTTGAGTTTGATCTACCAATGTAATTTGTGTGAAATGAATAGACTCTTCTAGCAGTCTTTCTCCTGTTTAGACTCATGGATAGTGGAGAAGATAGTTTGGTGGTGGTTAATATGGCcatgaaatttctttaaaaatatattttaatactcAAAGGACATTGTGTCtgtcctctgtttctctcctttcctcctttgcaTCTATAATCCAATTTTCTTATGGAAATATTCTTATGAAATATGAACATATTCAGATCACACACTATTTCAGACAATATAATTGTGTACAACtacaggaaaacactctgctaaGGAACATCATGACAGCTAACGTATTTCCCAGCATTTATGTGGTATTTTCAATCCCAGAGCACATGGGGAAGTATTATGTGCTTCTTGTCTCATGATAGCGTGTGCTTCTCTGAACAAGAGGTAATTTATGTATAGTGAAACTTTTCTGCATACGCAGCATAGAGATGGAACAGAGCAATCAACAACGGCTGCCTGGGTCCACTGCTGCCTGTGCTGTTTGCTTTCTCGAGCTGTTCTCTAAAATACAAGGCAGTAatcaggagtcagttctgtttGATGTTCGTTTGGCAGGCAGAGCTCATCTGCAACTGTATCTCATCCTCCCTCTCACTCGTCTCAGACTGTCTGTAAAACTTCATACCTACATTTGTGACCTTTACCTCTTGACACCGCTGTTTGCACAACTTTCTCCATGCTGGGTGTAACGCTGCAGTGTGTTTAAAAACACTTCAGTGTGCACTGTTATCACAGTTAACTTTTAAGGCTCACACAAGATAGGCCAccctttattaaaataaatttgcaaagAATTTTGACTTAGTGGATCTGGGATAGGTCTACCAACTGATTTTTTCTCTGTTCCTGGAAGTTCTAGTGTATTACAAAAAGCAAACAGCCATCTTCTGGTATTGCTAAGTGTATGATTTTGACCAATTACTAAATCTGTGGGTTATTTACCTGGAAATATAGATGAGAACTATGTAATAGCTTGTATGGTAGAATAAGCCTCCACtacctgtttttcatttttggtttgcttttaaaGTGTCTGGTTTGTTTGTTGGCCTTAAAAACATGTTGGTTTCCAATGATTctggattttgcttttgtttgctttcagACCTCTAAAGACATGGTTTCTGACCTTTCCGTTCATTAAATCGCTAACATCCAGTCTGTTCCTCTGTGCACACTCCTTCCATACTTGATTTAAGAAAGGGAGAACATGTTGGAAGAAAGTCAGATTTTGTATTCCAACTGGTTTCATATGTGAAAAGTATTTTTACTCATTCggcatgtatttttaaagaaaaaaacataacaatAACTTGGTTTTACATTTGCCTTAGTGGTAGACATTTATTATATCTAAATTAGTTAGTTTTGTGTGCTTAACTAAGAGTACTAGatgataaaattaaagaaaatcatacatggacaaatattttaattaaaattcaaaatttcccAAACTGATGAGattggtaatttacaaaaattaaTAGGAACTCTAAAAATACCTCTAagcttaaaatgttaaaaagttaaTATTTAGAGGTTATGTCAAAACTAGAGATAAATTCTAAATAAACTCCTACTTTTATCTGTCTTTCTCTGAACAttcctcttccttcattttctaataaaataaaaaccagtatcaaataaaaacattattagtGCCTGCTTTAGGATAAAAatcagggaaaaagagagagcgACGCCATTCTGTATTAAGAATTcccattttaaaaactactttccttaaaaaaaaaattgccacacTTGGGTATGTCTTCCTTACTCCTTGGTAACTTTCTCTTAACCTGATGCTTAAGCCtgtattaaaacatatttattagaggcagaggcaggcagatctctgtgagtttgagaccagtctggtctccaaagtgagttccaggacagccaggacttttacacagagaaatcctgtctcaagaaaccaaccaaccaaacaaacaaacaaacaaaaaataaagacatatttatatttattataccaCTAGCCCTAAAATTTTTCAGTGTCAAAGCCAAAACTCTTTGTCTGATATTAACAGAGGTCCctaaaagtagaagaaaattcCTTAAGTTACCAAGCATGGCAATGTGGAGCTTCTTCTGTCCCTTTAGTGCTAACACTTCTGCTTGCATACAGCCGTCTTAATATATTGTCAGTGAGTTTGCCAGACTGTCCTTTGGCCGAAGTGTCCTATAAAACACTGCTTACATAATACCTCAggttcctctgtttctgtttctctggccAAAACTCCATTTAACTTGTGTTAAGTGCCATGGATATTGATGACAAAAATTCCCTAGATTCATCTATACTATGTCTGTAGGTCAAATAAAACAATAGATGGTTTTTTCAGAGGACTTCAGATGTCCTAAGCCAATCTCTTGTCCTTAGACACAGTGGGATAACTACTTGTAAAATGAACATATTCTGCATCCAAAACACGTTAAAAGCAAGTGTTTCTATAATTCTCTtaacttaaaatgttaaaaaagtaatattttaaaatttctattcaatgtattttgatcatgtttacaGCCACCTTCCTACTCATCTGGCTTGgaattttctctctattttttttctctgttgaaTCCAGTTTTTAACTTAAAATCTTAAAcgtgtttgcttcttttctttcctgcaaTCTCTTCTACTTTCTGAAGAAATAGCAACCCGGGTAAGGGTGGCCTTTCTGCTGGTCTTTCCTCATCAAAGCTTTCCAGCCTCAGTTAAGAGGAGCTTTCATGACTGTCCCGTCTGTGCTGGAGGAAGAACCAACCTTCCTCCTTGTGAGATTCCAATCTTCCATCTTAACTCTAGATATGCACTTGATAATGTTTGAGGAAGAGACCtcctattatttttaaagtcagataaaagaattttaattccATGTAGGCACCTTATATGAActttgtaaaaaaataataagctttTTAATATGTTACTTATATCTTCAAATTTTATAATAGATGGGCTTTAATGCCTCAGTTGGGTCAAGAATTCAACATAAGTTCCATAGCTTTTCACAGAAGGAATCATTTCTGGTCCAGGGGCTCTTAAGGATGTTCACAGGGAAAACTGGCCATGGTGCATTGTGATGACCAAATGCTGGGGGTTGCCTAAACCAGGCTAATGTTGCCAGATACAGAAAAGGAATTATATTCCTGACTGGCACTAGATTGGTTGATGATGTCTAATCTGAAATCTttacttcttttcatttctttctttcttttttttttactttagacaTGTCAGAAGACATGGGAAATATAATTTAACATCAacataaactaaaaaataataatataaaaaccgTTGGCTCAAAGTCACATTGAGAAAGACATTTCCATCTTACCCTCAGTAAAGGCCCCAGCTGTCTGCTGTTCAGCTCCCAGACAGAGAAAAGATATTACCTATGTGGGTCTAACTAGGTTGATGTTAGGCTTTTATTGGGAAACTACTTGAGTCTTAAGCTGTATCAACTATCATGTTAGACTTTACCTTTTAGATGTAAGTTTCAAACTATGCTCTCCGTCTTCAACATGCTCATTTTCTGCCCTGTTCTAAGAAAGCATATATTTTGGGTTAGTACTTGTTTGGTGCTATTGGAACAACAATTAAAGCAGCGGTGTAAGTTTAAGCTGATAAACTATAAACCTAAAGGAGACACAAAATCCTGGATTTAAAAATCTGCCTGTATGTAGAACTGTATCTGTACCTgcttagaattttattttgtttatatgtcaAGAAATTAGTTGGTAAGCGCTCATGTAAATTTATTTCCTAAATTAAGCCCAAATTATTTCCCTTCATAGTATAACCGGAGTTTTAAGAGGAGAAGCCTCAACTTCAGCAGCCTAACTCATTGTTTGGCTACCTGTCTCAATATGCAAATGAAAGAGATTGTAGGGAGACAGACAAAAGACGGGGTAGTTCATCCATGAGACCACATTGGAGGAAAAAAACTAAAGGTTCTAGGACTTTCTTTTATAGTGTGatcatgaatttttaaattttaaattaaaaaaaaaacccagaaaaacaaaaatacattaaaaggGAAAGACAGTTCTGGCAATGATGCCATCTGCTTGATCCTTGTCTGGATTCTGGTTCTGCAAGTTCACCTAATTGGTCCCTCTTGCTTGAGAGATggtctctttcttgtttttaagatAATTGTCCTGCTTCAGGATACAACCTTCCCACAGTAGGTAATTTCTGTCACCTGTTATAACAAGGGACCTAGGCAGAAATGTTGAACTTTATTCTGCTTTGGATGTTTCATAAGTTCAAATGAAAAGTGATTGGTAAAACAAAGGCAAATTCAAAGTACCTACTCTATAACTTAAATACTGAACAGAGGATTAATTAattagaaaacccacaaaatttttAACacattaatattatatttatattataagcCTATGTTTATAAATGTTAGATGCCTAAGATACCatatgtatagtatatatgttttctttgttttagataCAGTTTCCTAGGTTTTCAGGATTATCTTATTGTAATATTAATTATCTTATCTTAAAAAGTATATTATATCtacattttgtaaaaataataacaaaataacaataagacaaaacgaaattattaaataaaaagagatataaaggttttttgtgtgtgagaaaaCTTTTGTTGAAAAggttaaggaaagaaaaatacttttagaTGAGAAAAGACATAGAATAAGGTAAAGATTATTCCAATATGAAAATAAGTTAAACTAAAGAGTAAAGTGTtgtaaaaatattgtaaaaattaaactttaaaggaGTGAATAAAGGTTACAACTAAGTTGATTATAAATCAAGGTTATTATATTTTTAGGGTCAAATTTCAATATCCAAAGATGCCCAATTCTCCGTTTACATCACTAAGGTCATCTCGATAATTAATCTATTCTTAGCAGTGTTTATAGAAAAACAACTAGGGTATGGAGAGATGTTCCACAGCTAGGAGCATGCATGACTTCTGCAGAGGAGCCGAGTTCCATGCCCCTTGAGTTCCACTTCAAGGCAGCACACAGTGCCCCTAGCCACCTTCAGGGAGATCCAATGCCTGTGGCCTCCAGttacacccatgtgcacacagccgcacacagacataacacacacacacacacacatacacacacacacacacacacacacacacacacacacacacacacacacacttttaaaataggACTGAAAAAACAAGGACTTAATTTTATCCTTAccccacaaatttaaaaaaaagttgcaattagattctatttttatatgtttCATACACTCTCCCTTGAGTAAAGGCTTCACTTTCTGAATAACCACCATCTCATCACTAGGGAAAGTTCTCTCTAAAAGAATTATTTGGGAGACATTTCTATCAAATGATCTAGCTgttgtgaaattcattttaaagttggacaactatttaaaattatttataaaattttcccTATTAGATGAATAATAACACTAACACAGTATCAAGAATAATTAAAgctttgaatttcttttataATCTATCCaaattaaaagatatttattgTCTCTCCATAAAATAACTTTATtgcctccttttaaaaattaggtaAAAACGATTATATGGGCCACCTGCATTAAAGCAACATGCATTACAAGAGGCATTAAAATACGACACAAAAGTTCAAAATGTGTTACAGAGCCATTCAAATGTGTGCCAACTTCTGAGAACACATGCCACCAACTTTAAAATCAATGAATAACACCCATTAACTACAGTGACAACCAAGCATCTTAAGTAACAACATTTCTCTCACTGTGTATGCTCCTGGGATCCATTGATAATTGTGTGTgctttctatatttaatatatttactaTTTCAAATGATATACTCCTAAGTGATAAAAATAATGCTAACCCTGAATGACATTGTCTTCTCCTTAGTCATGCTTCTGTTAGGACTGTTTGCTTACTAGAACCTCTATGTTAAGGTGTAGTTTTCATGTTTCAAAAAATTCTAGTGTTTTCACTGACTTtgtataacaaagaaaaaaatcacattaatagcataatttcaattttaatatgtattttttaattaacaaaaaatttattttatctccTTTCTCCAAAATCTCTGTACGAAATATAGTtgtattttaaatcaaaattcttggacaaaatacattttccttaagaaaaaaagttAACTGGGTCTAACCAATTGAACTACTGTATTTCTTCTGATACTAAGAAGACAAAGGAAACTGTTTTCTAGACAGAGCAGGGTAGTTATGCAAATGAACTTCCTGTGATTGTGACAGCATGCCTGAGACCTGAGCTAACTCagctagacaaaatcccagcatggatgaggAAGGCAAGAAGAAAACCCTCCTAGTAGCTGCAGAGCTAGTGGCATTGGACAGCTGCTGAGAGGGAAAACCAAGTTCCATCAGTGATTTGACACCTGTAGGGTTACCACACTCCGGGGATAAGCCCACCATCAAGACCAACAGAGCGATTCAAGCAGACTCCATGGGATGTGGTAAGGAAGCAGCAGCGTATAGTTGGGTgggtaagggagggagggagggagggcaggtggATAGGTGGAGAATTAGAGGAACACTTTTTAGtgttgttcttgtgggactcctaacagtgctaATGAGgtctctctgactcttgcctgctccTGGAACTCCTTTTTTCCTACCGGGATCCCTCTTCCAGGCCTGCCTGATATGAAGGCTATGcctagtctttttgtttgtttgtttttggtttgtttgtttttggtttttctttgttttttcgagacagggtttctctgtgtagtttttggtgcctgttctggatctcacgttgtagaccaggctggcctcgaactcacagatatccgcctgcctctgcctcccgagtgctgggattaaaagcgtgtgccaccaccaagcCCCGCCGGCTATGCCTTCTCTCATTGTAACTTGCtgtgctgtgttcagttgatactCCTGAAAGGCCTgtgcttttctgaagggaaacggaagagcagtggatctgggaggagtggagggaggggaacctgtggttgggatgtaatgtatgagagaagaataaccatttttaaaagcaaaaaaaagagtgagtgaataaataaaaaattgtatgaaattcacagagaattaacaaaaatattatttaaagatgtTAAGATAGAGTGAATTAAATAATATGAAACCTGTTAACATGTACAAATGTTTAACGAACAAAGTAACTTCAACTCTATTTACTGAAGCTCAAGACATAGTTAAATCTTCTCACCCAAACTGTACAAACTACATCAATTTctattgtttaagatttatttttataatttttaattttatgcaggTATGTTGAGCGGGTAGCCCATCAGAGATGACCTCTCAGACACAGTGTATAGCCAATGggaagtctttattcc includes the following:
- the Gngt1 gene encoding guanine nucleotide-binding protein G(T) subunit gamma-T1; this translates as MPVINIEDLTEKDKLKMEVDQLKKEVTLERMMVSKCCEEVRDYIEERSGEDPLVKGVPEDKNPFKELKGGCVIS